The following proteins are encoded in a genomic region of Clostridium kluyveri:
- the rlmN gene encoding 23S rRNA (adenine(2503)-C(2))-methyltransferase RlmN, protein MYNILDFNIEELENWMKVNDESKFRASQIMDWIYKKNQYDFNYMTNISKNVIEKLKKNFYIGMPELIEKQKSKSQDTYKFLYKFQDKNIIETVVMKYRYGNSICVSTQVGCRMGCKFCASTVNGMVRNLTSGEILAQILKSQTEINGRISNIVLMGSGEPLDNYDNILKFLNMVNCKYSLNIGQRHITLSTCGIVPKIMELADENLQITLAISLHSPDNFSRRDMMPIANKYSIEEIIYACKYYINKTGRRVSFEYALVKGVNDSLEFAERLVQLLKGLLCHVNLIPVNEVKENDFKKSSEDNIKKFYNKLIENKIETTIRREMGSDIDAACGQLRRRYLESKSYRKGVENGGALVRRR, encoded by the coding sequence ATGTATAACATTCTGGATTTTAATATAGAAGAATTAGAGAATTGGATGAAAGTAAATGATGAAAGTAAATTTAGAGCATCACAAATAATGGATTGGATATATAAAAAAAATCAATATGACTTTAATTATATGACTAATATTTCTAAAAATGTTATAGAAAAATTAAAAAAAAATTTTTATATTGGTATGCCGGAATTAATAGAGAAGCAAAAATCAAAATCACAAGATACATATAAATTTTTATATAAATTTCAAGATAAAAATATTATAGAGACAGTAGTTATGAAGTATAGATATGGAAATTCAATATGTGTTTCTACTCAAGTAGGATGCAGAATGGGATGTAAATTTTGTGCATCCACGGTAAATGGAATGGTAAGGAATTTAACCAGTGGAGAGATATTAGCACAAATCTTGAAATCCCAGACTGAAATAAATGGGAGAATTTCCAATATAGTTTTAATGGGTAGTGGAGAGCCGCTGGATAACTATGATAATATTTTAAAATTTTTAAATATGGTAAATTGCAAATACAGTTTAAATATAGGACAGAGGCATATAACTCTTTCCACCTGTGGTATAGTACCTAAGATAATGGAGTTAGCAGATGAAAATTTGCAGATAACACTTGCTATATCACTTCATTCCCCTGATAACTTTAGTAGAAGAGATATGATGCCTATTGCAAATAAATATTCCATAGAAGAAATAATATATGCCTGTAAATATTATATAAACAAAACGGGGAGAAGGGTTTCTTTTGAATATGCTCTGGTTAAAGGTGTAAATGACAGCCTGGAATTTGCTGAAAGATTAGTTCAATTATTAAAAGGACTGTTATGTCATGTTAACTTAATACCTGTAAACGAAGTTAAAGAAAATGATTTTAAAAAGTCTTCTGAAGATAATATAAAGAAGTTTTACAATAAATTAATTGAAAATAAAATAGAAACTACCATAAGAAGAGAAATGGGTTCAGACATAGATGCCGCTTGTGGACAATTAAGGAGAAGATATTTAGAATCAAAAAGTTATAGAAAGGGTGTAGAAAATGGTGGGGCTCTTGTCAGACGTAGGTAG
- the rsmB gene encoding 16S rRNA (cytosine(967)-C(5))-methyltransferase RsmB: protein MNSARSVAVEVVKKVLYDNAYSSIVLNKYLNKFDLNKKDRALITELVYGTLKYKYTIDCILKNFIKSNLEKMNKDILNMLRISIYQLRYLDKIPEFAVVNEAVEFSKNISFKLSKLVNGVLRNYLRNKSNLFCGNKEDKIDRICFEYSFPRWMAELFINQYGEELGKYIMGSLNVVPKVTVRINTLKTDYKHAWNELIINGYDVKRGNVYKEALIINKGSNIELNPLFEKGHITVQDESAMLVSYFMDIEENMTVLDLCSAPGGKSCHIGELMKNTGNVHCYDLYEGKLSLVRHNAERLGIKNIACKKLDAAKYLESLKDTADRVLIDVPCSGFGIIRKKPEIKWNKKEDSLRDLIEIQRKIILNAAKYVKIGGKLIYSTCTLNKKENEENINWFISRNPQYKLDKLYCGDFHNIIYHEEGYMTILPDNHMDGFFIARLIKQR, encoded by the coding sequence ATGAATAGTGCTAGAAGTGTAGCTGTGGAAGTTGTTAAAAAAGTACTTTATGATAATGCATATTCCAGTATAGTTTTAAATAAATATTTAAATAAATTTGATTTGAATAAAAAGGACAGGGCTTTAATTACAGAGTTGGTATATGGTACTTTAAAGTATAAATATACTATTGACTGTATATTAAAGAACTTTATAAAGAGCAATTTAGAGAAAATGAATAAAGATATATTAAATATGCTTAGGATTTCTATATATCAGTTAAGATATCTGGATAAAATTCCTGAGTTTGCGGTGGTAAATGAAGCTGTAGAATTTTCCAAAAATATTTCTTTTAAACTTTCTAAACTGGTAAATGGAGTACTTAGAAATTATTTAAGAAATAAGAGTAATTTATTTTGTGGAAATAAAGAGGATAAAATAGATAGAATATGTTTTGAATATTCTTTTCCCAGATGGATGGCTGAACTTTTTATTAATCAGTATGGAGAAGAACTAGGGAAATATATAATGGGTTCACTAAATGTTGTGCCAAAAGTTACAGTAAGGATAAATACTTTAAAGACTGATTACAAACATGCATGGAATGAATTGATTATTAATGGATATGATGTAAAAAGGGGCAATGTATATAAGGAAGCTCTCATAATAAATAAGGGTAGTAATATAGAGTTAAATCCTCTTTTTGAAAAAGGGCATATTACAGTACAGGATGAAAGTGCAATGCTTGTATCTTATTTTATGGATATTGAAGAAAATATGACAGTTTTAGATTTGTGCAGTGCCCCAGGAGGAAAGTCCTGTCATATAGGAGAATTGATGAAAAACACAGGGAATGTACACTGCTATGATCTATATGAGGGCAAATTATCGCTTGTTAGGCATAATGCAGAAAGACTGGGTATTAAAAATATAGCTTGCAAAAAGCTAGATGCTGCAAAGTATTTAGAAAGCCTTAAAGATACAGCAGATAGAGTTCTTATTGATGTTCCCTGTTCGGGGTTTGGAATAATAAGGAAAAAACCTGAAATTAAGTGGAATAAAAAAGAAGATTCATTGAGAGATTTAATAGAAATACAGAGAAAGATTATTTTAAATGCTGCAAAATATGTAAAGATAGGTGGTAAGCTTATATATTCTACCTGCACTTTAAATAAGAAGGAAAATGAGGAGAATATAAACTGGTTTATTTCTCGAAATCCCCAGTATAAATTGGATAAATTATATTGTGGGGACTTTCATAATATAATTTATCATGAAGAAGGGTATATGACTATATTGCCTGATAACCATATGGATGGGTTTTTTATTGCAAGATTGATAAAACAGAGGTAG
- a CDS encoding Stp1/IreP family PP2C-type Ser/Thr phosphatase, with protein MVGLLSDVGRVRKLNEDFADFYKNKDLGVYVIADGMGGHNAGEVASKIAVETIISYIKSKEEIHTEDDLLRAINLANDKIYKLSRTNKKFGGMGTTITACLAKNGEMIVANVGDSGCYTIGYSGITKITKDHSLVQQLVDEGSITEEEAAIHPNKNIITRAIGTNISVEVDTFRVNLREVRKVMLCTDGLSNGVSMNEMYDIIVKNDNKNSCRQLIELSNLRGGRDNISVIVFEGECKDDRHCAGK; from the coding sequence ATGGTGGGGCTCTTGTCAGACGTAGGTAGAGTAAGAAAATTAAATGAAGATTTTGCAGATTTCTATAAGAATAAAGATTTAGGAGTATATGTAATAGCAGATGGAATGGGAGGTCATAATGCAGGAGAAGTGGCAAGTAAAATTGCGGTAGAAACAATTATCTCCTATATAAAGTCTAAAGAGGAGATACATACGGAAGATGATTTGTTGAGAGCTATAAATCTAGCAAATGACAAAATTTATAAATTGTCTAGAACTAACAAAAAATTTGGTGGAATGGGGACAACTATCACAGCTTGCCTGGCTAAAAATGGTGAAATGATAGTGGCTAATGTAGGTGACAGCGGATGTTATACAATAGGTTATAGTGGAATTACAAAGATAACTAAAGATCATTCCCTTGTACAACAGCTGGTAGATGAAGGTAGTATAACTGAAGAGGAAGCAGCTATACATCCCAATAAGAATATAATAACAAGGGCCATTGGAACTAATATATCTGTGGAAGTAGATACTTTTAGGGTGAATCTTCGTGAAGTAAGAAAAGTAATGTTGTGTACTGATGGGTTATCCAATGGGGTAAGCATGAATGAGATGTATGATATAATAGTAAAAAATGACAATAAAAATAGCTGCAGACAACTAATAGAGTTAAGTAACCTTAGAGGTGGGAGAGATAATATATCAGTTATTGTATTTGAAGGGGAGTGTAAAGATGATAGGCACTGTGCTGGGAAATAG